In Pasteurella multocida subsp. multocida OH4807, a genomic segment contains:
- a CDS encoding hypothetical protein (COG0748 Putative heme iron utilization protein), which translates to MTTNRQEVLQNRLGPEIQELKAQCKTIMLATVGSDGNPNVSYAPFAISNGEYQVFISTIARHARNLQDVPKVSLMLIEDESKSRQIFARRRLSFDATARVVERETDEWKEGIAALKARQGNLIDELSRMKDFHLFSFKPTQGLFVKGFGQAFQVSNDDLVSFVHLDEGHLED; encoded by the coding sequence ATGACAACAAATCGTCAAGAAGTATTACAAAATCGTTTAGGTCCAGAAATTCAAGAATTAAAAGCACAATGCAAAACAATTATGCTAGCAACCGTGGGAAGTGATGGGAACCCAAATGTCAGCTACGCGCCTTTTGCAATCAGTAATGGAGAATATCAAGTATTTATTTCTACTATTGCTCGTCATGCACGTAATTTACAAGACGTGCCAAAAGTTTCTCTTATGCTCATCGAAGATGAAAGTAAAAGTCGTCAGATTTTTGCTCGTCGTCGTCTTTCATTTGATGCAACGGCACGAGTTGTTGAGAGAGAAACAGATGAGTGGAAAGAGGGGATTGCTGCACTGAAAGCAAGACAAGGGAATTTGATCGATGAATTATCGCGAATGAAGGATTTCCATTTATTTAGTTTTAAACCAACTCAAGGATTGTTTGTAAAAGGTTTTGGTCAAGCTTTCCAAGTGAGCAACGATGACTTAGTAAGTTTTGTTCATTTAGATGAAGGTCACTTGGAAGATTAA
- a CDS encoding heme iron utilization protein-like protein (COG3721 Putative heme iron utilization protein): MKLKEQVAQYIKDNPMAITLDIASHFALPEGEILCALPEEFVRIFSEERAEEILMTISQWGTFTTIIEKEGSIFEIKDRFPTGLLGRGYYNLNMKGEEGALHGHLKLDNIARIAFVSLPFRGKESYNIAFIAKNGQTIFKVYLGRDEARQLFPEQVEKFKQFI, encoded by the coding sequence ATGAAGTTAAAAGAACAAGTTGCTCAATATATTAAGGATAATCCGATGGCGATTACATTGGATATTGCCTCACATTTTGCTTTACCCGAAGGGGAGATTCTATGTGCACTCCCTGAGGAATTTGTACGCATTTTTTCAGAGGAAAGGGCAGAAGAAATTTTAATGACTATTAGTCAATGGGGAACATTTACTACGATTATTGAGAAAGAGGGTTCAATCTTTGAGATAAAAGATCGCTTTCCGACAGGATTGTTGGGAAGGGGTTATTATAATTTGAATATGAAAGGTGAAGAGGGTGCATTACATGGGCATTTAAAACTAGATAATATTGCTAGAATTGCGTTCGTTAGCTTGCCTTTTCGTGGAAAAGAAAGCTATAACATCGCGTTTATTGCAAAGAATGGACAGACTATTTTTAAAGTTTATTTAGGGCGTGATGAAGCGCGCCAGCTATTTCCAGAACAGGTGGAAAAGTTTAAACAATTCATTTGA
- a CDS encoding ATP-dependent DNA helicase RecG (COG1200 RecG-like helicase) — protein sequence MTTQLLDAVPLTTLSGVGAAIAEKLSRIGINNLQDLLFHLPIRYEDRTRITSIIDLRPESYATIEGMVQTCEVQFGKRPILNVSLSDGSSKLMLRFFNFNASMKNSLQPGARVKAFGEIKRGRFMAEIHHPEYQIIHDNTPLVLEENLTPIYSTTEGLKQNTLRKLTDQALALLENMQITEILPDEFNPHPFSLKEAIRFLHRPPPDISVESLEKGTHPAQQRLIFEELLAHNLAMQKVRLGMQQFQAYPLHYQSDVKQHFLAQLPFQPTHAQMRVTQDIERDLAHTFPMMRLVQGDVGSGKTLVAALAALLAIDNHKQVALMAPTEILAEQHATNFRCWLEPLGIEVGWLAGKVKGKARQAALEDIGTGKVQMVVGTHALFQEEVEFADLALVIVDEQHRFGVHQRLMLREKGKKAEIYPHQLIMTATPIPRTLAMTVYADLDTSIIDELPPGRTPITTVAISEERRAEVIARVNHACVNEKRQAYWVCTLIDESEVLEAQAAEAIAEDLRKILPHLRIGLVHGRMKPSEKHQIMTAFKQADIDLLVATTVIEVGVDVPNASLMIIENAERLGLSQLHQLRGRVGRGSTASFCVLMYKSPLGKVSQKRLQVLRDTQDGFLISEKDLEIRGPGEVLGTKQTGIAEFKVANLMRDRKMIPIVQHYARKLIIAHPDIAMTLIKRWLHNKEIYSNA from the coding sequence ATGACAACTCAACTTCTTGATGCAGTCCCCTTGACAACTCTTTCTGGTGTGGGGGCTGCAATCGCTGAAAAATTAAGTCGGATTGGGATCAACAATCTTCAAGATCTACTTTTCCATTTACCTATTCGTTATGAAGACCGCACGCGTATTACATCTATTATCGATTTGCGTCCTGAGTCGTATGCCACGATTGAAGGCATGGTACAAACTTGTGAAGTGCAGTTCGGAAAGCGTCCTATTTTAAATGTTTCTCTCTCTGATGGTTCCTCTAAATTGATGTTACGCTTTTTCAATTTCAATGCGAGTATGAAAAATAGCTTGCAACCAGGAGCGCGCGTTAAAGCATTTGGTGAAATTAAGCGTGGGCGTTTCATGGCGGAAATTCACCATCCAGAATATCAAATTATTCATGATAATACCCCTTTAGTTTTAGAAGAAAATTTGACACCAATTTACTCTACAACTGAAGGGTTAAAACAAAATACATTACGAAAATTAACGGATCAAGCGTTAGCATTGCTTGAAAATATGCAAATTACTGAAATTTTGCCAGATGAATTTAATCCTCATCCCTTTAGTTTAAAAGAGGCAATTCGTTTTTTACATCGTCCTCCTCCAGATATTTCAGTAGAATCGTTAGAAAAAGGGACGCATCCTGCTCAACAGCGCCTTATTTTTGAAGAATTGCTTGCTCATAATCTTGCGATGCAAAAAGTGCGCTTAGGGATGCAACAGTTTCAGGCATACCCACTTCACTACCAAAGTGATGTAAAACAACACTTTTTAGCACAATTACCTTTTCAACCCACCCATGCACAAATGCGAGTCACACAAGATATCGAGCGAGATCTTGCACATACTTTTCCTATGATGCGTTTAGTGCAAGGGGATGTGGGGTCAGGCAAAACATTAGTCGCCGCATTAGCTGCGCTTTTAGCTATTGATAATCACAAGCAAGTGGCATTAATGGCTCCAACTGAGATTTTAGCAGAACAGCATGCGACGAATTTCCGTTGTTGGTTAGAGCCATTAGGCATTGAAGTAGGTTGGTTGGCTGGCAAAGTGAAAGGGAAAGCGCGTCAGGCGGCATTAGAAGATATTGGAACAGGAAAAGTACAGATGGTGGTTGGAACCCATGCACTTTTTCAAGAAGAGGTAGAATTTGCTGACTTAGCATTAGTAATTGTGGATGAACAACATCGTTTCGGCGTACATCAACGTTTAATGCTACGTGAAAAAGGGAAAAAAGCAGAGATATACCCTCATCAATTAATTATGACTGCGACACCGATTCCGAGAACCTTAGCAATGACTGTTTATGCGGATTTGGATACGTCAATTATTGATGAGCTTCCACCTGGGAGAACACCAATTACTACGGTGGCAATTTCGGAAGAGCGGCGCGCTGAAGTGATTGCTCGTGTTAATCATGCATGTGTGAATGAAAAAAGACAAGCTTATTGGGTGTGTACATTAATTGATGAGTCAGAGGTACTTGAGGCTCAAGCTGCCGAAGCCATTGCAGAAGATCTCCGTAAAATTTTACCGCACTTACGAATTGGCTTAGTTCATGGCAGAATGAAACCAAGCGAGAAACACCAGATCATGACTGCATTTAAACAAGCGGATATTGACTTATTAGTTGCTACAACAGTCATTGAAGTTGGGGTTGATGTTCCTAATGCAAGCCTTATGATTATCGAAAATGCGGAACGTTTAGGTTTATCACAATTACATCAGTTAAGAGGGCGAGTAGGGCGAGGTAGCACTGCATCATTTTGTGTGTTGATGTATAAATCACCACTAGGCAAAGTGTCTCAAAAACGTTTGCAAGTGTTACGTGATACACAAGATGGCTTTCTTATTTCCGAGAAAGATCTCGAAATTAGAGGACCTGGCGAAGTGCTAGGGACAAAACAAACGGGCATTGCTGAATTTAAAGTCGCGAATTTAATGCGTGATCGTAAAATGATCCCAATCGTACAACACTATGCGCGAAAGCTGATCATCGCTCATCCTGATATTGCAATGACGCTAATTAAACGCTGGCTTCATAACAAAGAAATTTATTCAAATGCTTAA
- the rpsO gene encoding 30S ribosomal protein S15 (COG0184 Ribosomal protein S15P/S13E) has protein sequence MSLSTEKKAAIVAEFGRDAKDTGSSEVQIALLTAQINHLQTHFAEHKKDHHGRRGLLRMVSRRRKLLDYLKRTNLELYTATIARLGLRR, from the coding sequence ATGTCTCTAAGTACAGAAAAAAAAGCAGCAATCGTTGCTGAGTTTGGTCGTGATGCAAAAGATACGGGTTCATCAGAAGTACAAATTGCGTTATTAACTGCACAAATCAACCATTTACAAACTCACTTTGCTGAACACAAAAAAGATCACCACGGTCGTCGTGGTTTATTGCGTATGGTTTCTCGTCGTCGTAAACTTTTAGATTACTTAAAACGTACTAATCTTGAGCTTTACACTGCAACTATCGCTCGTTTAGGTTTACGTCGCTAA
- a CDS encoding glutamate racemase (COG0796 Glutamate racemase) — protein sequence MTNQAQPTILLFDSGVGGLSVYKEVKELLPNCHYLYCFDNAFFPYSEKTEYAIIQRTLSICNKIDQMFPLDLIVIACNTASTIVLPALRERFSIPIVGTVPAIKPAANISETKHIGLLATKGTVKRTYVSELINRYANHCIVEKIGSTKLVEIAEQKLHGKVVNITQLTRELEPWQSLPQLDTVVLGCTHFPLIKDEIAHCLPQVTHFLDAGKAIAARVRSLLLDTEVRSKTVEKNLIFCTASFEDEVQFETIMQSWGFEELHHLAVNA from the coding sequence ATGACTAACCAAGCCCAACCCACCATTCTTTTGTTTGATTCAGGCGTGGGTGGATTAAGTGTTTACAAAGAAGTGAAAGAACTATTACCTAATTGTCATTATCTATATTGTTTTGATAATGCCTTTTTCCCTTATTCTGAAAAAACTGAATACGCCATTATTCAACGCACTTTATCCATTTGCAATAAAATAGATCAAATGTTTCCTTTGGACTTGATTGTTATCGCGTGTAATACCGCGAGTACAATTGTCTTACCAGCGCTACGTGAGCGTTTTTCTATTCCCATTGTTGGTACAGTACCCGCTATTAAACCCGCAGCTAACATATCAGAAACCAAACATATTGGTTTACTTGCAACTAAAGGAACAGTGAAACGCACTTATGTTAGTGAGTTAATCAACCGCTATGCGAATCATTGTATTGTAGAAAAAATTGGTAGTACCAAGTTAGTTGAAATTGCGGAACAAAAGCTGCACGGAAAAGTAGTGAATATTACACAACTAACGCGAGAGCTGGAACCTTGGCAATCACTCCCTCAATTAGATACGGTTGTTCTTGGATGTACACACTTCCCATTAATAAAAGACGAAATCGCACACTGTTTACCACAAGTAACACATTTTTTGGACGCTGGAAAAGCCATTGCTGCCCGTGTTAGATCGTTGTTGTTAGATACTGAAGTGCGGTCAAAAACAGTAGAAAAAAATTTAATCTTCTGTACTGCATCATTTGAGGATGAAGTACAGTTCGAAACAATCATGCAATCTTGGGGCTTTGAGGAACTACATCATTTAGCTGTAAATGCATAA
- a CDS encoding hypothetical protein (COG1629 Outer membrane receptor proteins, mostly Fe transport): MAVLAHKKIKLSLISLALFSYCGFTLADEQVESLDTITVTSQQDEMSVKDKKVGETVKTSSLLKRQQVQDSRDLVRYETGVSVVETGRFGSSGYAIRGVDENRVAITVDGLHQAETLSSQGFKELFEGYGNFNNTRNSVEVETLKVAKIAKGADSVKVGTGSLGGAVLFETKDARDFLIEKDWHLGYKTGYSTADNQALNAVTLAGRYKQFDVLFMHTDRHGHELENYDYKYAEDIQGKEREKTDPYTITKESTLVKFSFSPTDNHRFTVSSDLYQTNTRGHDRSYSLQPSSNYMTYDEKESRHANDEVKRKNLSFTYENFTQTPFWDTLKLTYSQQKITTRARTEDYCDGNEKCDSYKNPLGLQLKDGKIVDRNGEPITLLKYENSQQVIDSKTGKPFIVEKGTNNSAFLGKQLDPSRLWLDCSIFDCDALITAYKYRYSSDEPKKAEIKLNTFMDVNGKRFGTYKDSKNERYHLILPNSVGYRPFDYKKRDLNTNTKQVNLDLTKNLSLFDISNDISYGGTYSKIRKEMINRSGYDGSNPTWWAERTLGQNFSGALRDCKTDSSFNGLLCPRHEPVTSFLLPVDSTTKSLYLSDNIQLHDMLNLDIGYRFDDIKYQPEYIPGVTPKIADDMVKGLFIPLPEGEKVITPGGQVYTKALTPEQIRKNAEENIAYIAQDKKFKKHSYSLGATFDPLDFLRLQVKYSKGFRAPTSDELYFTFKHPDFTILPNPDMKSEEAKNQEIALTLHHDWGFISTSVFQTKYRNFIDLAYLGPRNLSNSVGGQAQARDFQLYQNVNVDNAKVKGIEINSRLNLGYFVGLLDGFNMSYKFTYQKGRLDGDRPMNAIQPKTSVVGLGYDQKEHKFGADLYVTHVSAKKAKDTYNMFYQEQGYKDSAIKWRSDDYTLVDFVTYIKPVKNVTLQFGVYNLTDRKYLTWESARSIKPFGTSNLINQTTGKGINRFYSPGRNYKLSAEITF; the protein is encoded by the coding sequence ATGGCAGTTCTAGCTCATAAAAAAATAAAACTTTCATTAATTTCTTTAGCATTATTTAGCTATTGTGGTTTTACGTTAGCTGATGAACAAGTTGAGTCATTAGATACTATTACTGTAACGTCTCAGCAAGATGAAATGAGTGTAAAAGATAAAAAAGTCGGTGAGACGGTTAAAACATCTAGTTTATTAAAACGTCAGCAAGTTCAGGACAGTCGTGATTTAGTCCGCTATGAAACTGGTGTTAGTGTTGTTGAAACAGGGCGTTTTGGTTCAAGTGGTTATGCTATTCGTGGTGTAGATGAAAACCGTGTCGCAATTACTGTGGATGGTTTACACCAAGCTGAAACACTGTCTTCTCAAGGATTTAAAGAACTGTTTGAAGGTTATGGTAACTTTAATAACACTAGAAATAGTGTTGAGGTTGAGACATTAAAAGTCGCTAAAATAGCAAAAGGTGCGGATTCAGTTAAGGTTGGAACTGGATCATTAGGGGGTGCCGTGTTATTTGAAACAAAAGATGCAAGAGATTTTTTAATCGAGAAAGATTGGCATTTAGGGTATAAGACAGGATACAGTACCGCTGATAATCAGGCTTTAAATGCGGTCACGCTTGCTGGACGCTATAAGCAATTTGATGTGTTATTTATGCATACTGATCGTCATGGACATGAATTAGAAAATTATGACTATAAATATGCGGAAGATATTCAAGGCAAAGAAAGAGAAAAAACTGATCCTTATACTATCACTAAAGAGAGTACTTTAGTTAAATTCTCTTTTTCACCCACGGATAACCATCGCTTTACTGTTTCTTCCGATTTATATCAAACAAATACACGAGGTCATGATCGTTCTTACTCACTACAGCCATCATCTAACTATATGACTTATGATGAAAAGGAATCACGTCATGCAAATGATGAAGTAAAACGTAAAAACCTTTCATTTACTTATGAAAATTTTACTCAAACACCATTCTGGGATACGTTAAAATTAACGTACTCACAGCAGAAAATTACAACAAGAGCGAGAACAGAAGATTATTGTGATGGTAATGAAAAATGTGATTCTTACAAAAATCCATTAGGTCTTCAATTGAAAGATGGGAAAATTGTTGATCGTAATGGAGAACCTATTACTTTACTGAAGTATGAAAATAGCCAACAAGTTATCGATAGCAAAACGGGGAAACCATTTATTGTAGAAAAAGGAACAAATAATTCAGCTTTTCTAGGCAAACAATTAGATCCTTCTCGCCTTTGGCTAGACTGTTCGATTTTTGATTGTGATGCGTTGATTACAGCTTATAAATATCGTTATTCATCAGATGAACCTAAAAAAGCTGAGATCAAATTAAATACATTTATGGATGTTAACGGCAAGAGGTTTGGTACTTATAAAGATTCAAAAAATGAACGATACCACCTCATTTTGCCTAATTCTGTAGGATATCGTCCATTTGATTATAAGAAACGTGATTTAAATACGAATACTAAACAAGTGAATTTAGATCTGACTAAAAATTTATCTTTATTTGATATCAGTAATGACATTTCTTATGGTGGTACTTATTCTAAAATACGTAAAGAAATGATCAATAGATCAGGATATGATGGTTCTAATCCAACATGGTGGGCAGAAAGAACATTAGGTCAGAATTTCTCTGGGGCATTAAGGGATTGTAAAACAGATTCATCTTTTAATGGGTTATTGTGTCCTCGACATGAGCCTGTGACATCTTTCTTGCTCCCTGTGGACTCCACAACTAAATCATTGTATCTTTCGGATAACATACAACTACATGATATGTTGAATTTGGATATAGGTTATCGTTTTGATGACATTAAATATCAACCTGAATATATTCCAGGAGTCACACCAAAAATTGCAGATGATATGGTCAAAGGTCTATTTATTCCGCTGCCAGAGGGGGAAAAAGTAATAACTCCTGGGGGGCAAGTTTATACAAAGGCGTTAACTCCAGAACAAATTCGTAAAAATGCAGAGGAAAATATTGCTTATATTGCGCAAGATAAGAAATTCAAAAAACATTCTTATTCTCTTGGAGCAACTTTTGATCCACTTGATTTCTTAAGATTACAAGTTAAGTATTCGAAAGGTTTCAGAGCACCAACATCGGATGAACTTTATTTCACATTTAAACATCCTGACTTTACTATTTTACCTAATCCAGATATGAAGTCAGAAGAAGCAAAAAACCAAGAAATTGCGTTAACGCTTCATCATGATTGGGGATTTATTAGCACAAGTGTATTCCAAACTAAATACCGCAATTTCATTGATTTAGCTTATTTAGGACCAAGAAATCTATCGAATTCAGTCGGTGGACAAGCACAAGCAAGAGATTTCCAACTCTATCAGAATGTGAATGTAGATAATGCAAAAGTAAAAGGCATTGAGATTAATTCACGTTTGAACTTAGGCTATTTTGTTGGGTTGTTGGATGGCTTTAACATGAGTTATAAATTTACTTATCAAAAAGGTCGCTTAGATGGTGATCGACCAATGAATGCAATTCAACCAAAAACATCGGTTGTAGGATTGGGCTATGATCAGAAAGAACATAAATTTGGTGCAGATTTATATGTGACACACGTAAGTGCGAAGAAAGCAAAGGACACTTATAACATGTTCTATCAAGAGCAAGGTTATAAAGATAGCGCGATAAAATGGCGTAGTGATGATTATACTTTAGTCGATTTTGTGACATATATAAAACCCGTTAAAAACGTGACGTTACAGTTTGGTGTGTATAACTTAACTGATCGTAAATATTTAACATGGGAATCTGCGCGTTCAATTAAGCCATTTGGTACAAGTAACTTAATTAACCAAACGACAGGGAAAGGTATTAACCGTTTCTATTCTCCTGGTCGAAACTACAAACTCAGTGCTGAAATCACATTCTAA
- a CDS encoding hypothetical protein (COG3161 4-hydroxybenzoate synthetase (chorismate lyase)) — protein sequence MLNYSKLLQEANWLPSDEAEISKLSESKQSWLLLSSSLTEQLTFHFGKVQISVIFEGWVTDISETEEQLFQFEKQFWCREVLLHTDKKALVFARTLIPERVLSEYTELQTLGNTALGEWLFCQTNRIRKSLQWTKMPQTNHYARRALVEINHYPIMVAELFLDNQIFTKEKND from the coding sequence ATGCTTAATTATTCGAAATTATTACAGGAGGCAAATTGGCTACCTTCTGATGAGGCAGAAATCAGTAAACTTTCAGAGAGTAAGCAATCTTGGCTACTCTTGTCTTCCTCTTTAACTGAACAATTAACGTTCCACTTTGGGAAGGTACAGATCTCCGTCATATTTGAAGGTTGGGTGACTGATATTTCCGAGACAGAAGAACAACTTTTCCAGTTTGAAAAACAGTTTTGGTGTAGAGAAGTGTTATTACATACCGACAAGAAAGCTCTTGTTTTCGCTCGAACACTTATCCCTGAACGTGTGCTATCTGAATATACAGAGTTACAAACATTAGGTAATACGGCACTTGGAGAGTGGTTATTTTGTCAAACCAATCGTATTCGAAAAAGTTTGCAATGGACAAAAATGCCTCAAACCAACCATTATGCAAGGCGTGCATTAGTTGAAATTAATCACTATCCGATTATGGTTGCCGAATTATTTCTTGATAACCAAATATTTACAAAGGAAAAAAATGACTAA
- a CDS encoding antiporter inner membrane protein (COG0489 ATPases involved in chromosome partitioning), with protein sequence MGILFSDSLNDSQKEAIQNIFEQFQHPSLQKDLVALKAIKKIEKGVNTLRVEIQMPFAWNTAFEQLKSALTESLLKASESQEIKWQLNYQVATLKRANNHPAVKGVKNIIAVTSGKGGVGKSTVSVNLAIALQKQGARVGILDADIYGPSIPHMLGVADQRPTSPDNKHITPIQSHGLLANSIGFLMEADSATIWRGPMASSALSQLLQETLWPDLDYLVIDMPPGTGDIQLTLSQQIPVTGAVVVTTPQDIALLDAIKGVAMFERVSVPVLGIIENMSMHICSNCGHHEAIFGTGGAEKIAQKYNVKVLGQQPLHIRLREDLDKGTPTVAAAPESEIAQSFMQLAEKVASELYWQGSVIPSEIMFKEVK encoded by the coding sequence ATGGGAATTTTATTTTCGGATAGTTTAAATGATAGTCAAAAAGAGGCGATTCAAAATATATTTGAACAATTTCAACATCCAAGCTTACAAAAAGATTTAGTTGCATTAAAGGCAATCAAAAAAATTGAAAAAGGCGTCAACACATTACGTGTTGAAATCCAAATGCCATTTGCGTGGAATACCGCATTTGAGCAACTTAAATCAGCATTAACAGAATCATTACTTAAAGCAAGCGAAAGCCAAGAGATTAAATGGCAATTAAATTACCAGGTTGCGACATTAAAACGTGCAAATAACCACCCAGCTGTAAAAGGCGTGAAAAATATTATTGCAGTGACTTCAGGTAAAGGGGGGGTTGGTAAATCAACTGTCTCTGTAAACTTAGCAATTGCACTACAAAAACAAGGCGCTCGTGTCGGGATTTTAGATGCAGATATTTATGGTCCTTCAATTCCACATATGTTAGGCGTTGCAGATCAACGACCAACTTCACCAGATAACAAACACATTACACCGATTCAATCACATGGTTTATTAGCCAACTCAATTGGGTTTTTAATGGAAGCAGATAGTGCAACGATTTGGCGTGGTCCAATGGCAAGTAGCGCTCTAAGCCAATTATTGCAAGAAACCTTATGGCCGGATTTAGATTATTTAGTGATTGATATGCCTCCAGGCACTGGTGATATTCAATTAACACTTTCACAACAAATTCCTGTCACAGGGGCAGTTGTCGTCACAACACCACAAGATATTGCACTACTTGATGCAATCAAAGGAGTAGCAATGTTTGAACGTGTATCTGTACCCGTTCTTGGTATCATCGAAAATATGTCAATGCATATTTGTAGTAACTGCGGTCACCATGAAGCAATTTTTGGTACAGGCGGCGCTGAAAAGATCGCACAAAAATACAATGTGAAAGTACTCGGTCAGCAACCACTACATATTCGTTTACGTGAAGATCTTGATAAAGGAACCCCTACGGTTGCGGCCGCACCAGAAAGTGAAATCGCACAATCCTTTATGCAACTAGCCGAAAAAGTTGCCTCAGAACTTTATTGGCAAGGTTCAGTGATCCCAAGTGAAATCATGTTCAAAGAAGTAAAATAA